In Pseudomonadota bacterium, the genomic stretch CCTGCTGGCGCGAGGTTTGGTCCGTGCCACCCTTTCTCGCTATGTGCCCGGAAGAGCTGAGGCTGCGTGGCGCTTCCGAAACAACGCGCATGGGCGGCCGTTTATCGCCCACGGACAGCAACCGCCTGGGGACGCGCTCTACTTTAGTCTGTCACACACGCAGGGCCTGGTGGCACTCGCAATCGCGCGCTGCGAGGAGATTGGAGTGGACGTGGAACCCCTCGACCGAGACGGCCCACACCTGGAGATGGCTGAACGCTTCTTCGCCCCCGCTGAGGCCACCGCGCTGCGGGCCTTGGCAGGGCCGGCGGCTCACCGCAAACGATTCGTGGAACTGTGGACGTTGAAAGAGTCTTACATCAAGGCTCGGGGAATGGGCATGGCACTGCCATTAGACGGCTTCGCGTTCGATCTGAATCGTCCCGAAGAGATGGGCTTCCGCACCTGGGCGAGCGCCCGAGATCGGGCCGAAGGGTGGCGATTCGGCCTCTTCGAGTACGCCGCCTCCCACCGAGTGGCGCTCGCGTTGCGAGAGCACCGCGCGGCGGACACGGCGCTCAGGATACGCGCAGGAGTCTTCCCAGGCGCCGGCGCGGCACCGGGGCGCTTACCCCTCGCCCTGACGCGGCGATCCACAGCGGTGCTGCACATTGAGGCATTGATCTAGCACGCAACCGCCGAGAGAGACGGGTGGGCTACTGGGCGAGCAAAATTCGCCCCGAGCGCATTTGTGCTTTCCTAGGGGCACCGCTATTATAAGCGGCTGTCGGAGGAGTGCTGATTTCCTCCCATCGGCCCGTGAGTGTAGCTGGCTGGTACGCGTACCCCGTATGCAACGGGTAGATACGCAGGACTCTTTTTGGAAAGAAGGGCCCCTCAGGGGCCCTTTTTGTTTTTTCTACGGGCGCCTGGACGCGCTCTCAACCGCGGTTTGGCGCGGCGGAGACGAATGCGAGATCGATTGATACAACTTCTAGAACCCGCTGTCGAGAGCATCGGTTTCGAATTGCTCGACGTGGAGTACACCCAGGTGGGATCTCGCAACACGCTACGCCTATTTATCGACAAGCCTGAGGGAATCACCGTGGACGACTGCGGTGACGTGAGTCGCCACGTGAGCGCCACCCTCGATGTCGAGGACCCAATCACCGATGCATACGACCTAGAAGTCTCCTCACCCGGCGAGCGCCGACCGTTGCGGACTGCCTCGCACTTCCAGCGTGCCATCGGTGAGCGGATTCGAGTGGAGCTCGGCGTGGGCCTAGAGGGTCGCCGTCGATTCACTGGAATTGTCGAGAGCGCCGACGAGCAGACGATCGCGCTCGATGTAGATCACGAGGATTTCCGCCTACCACTGGCGGATGTCGTACGCGCCCACGTAGCGCCCAGGACGAAGTGAGATCTCGCCCATGCTGAACAAAGAAATCCTGCTGGTCGTCGATGCTGTCTCGAACGAGAAGGGTGTCGACAGGGAGATCATCTTCGAGGCGATCGAAGCGGCGCTAGCCTCGGCCACGCGCAAGCTCCACGGCGAGGACATCGATGTGCGGGTCGCTATCGATCGTAAATCAGGCGACTACGACACCTTTCGGCGCTGGAAGGTGTTCGCCGACGAGTCCGATGAACTGGAATTCCCGGAGCGCGAACTTCGCCTGGACGACGCCCGAGACTACGACGCCGACATCGAGCCCGGCGGCTATGTGGAGGAGCCGATCGAATCCGTTGAGTTCGGCCGCATAGCTGCGCAAACCGCCAAGCAGGTGATCGTTCAGCGCGTGCGCGAAGCGGAACGAGCGCAGGTGGTGGAGGAGTACCAGGATCGCGTCGGTGAGTTGATCAGCGGAACCGTGAAGCGCGTTGACCGTACCGGCGTCTACGTCGACCTTGGGGGCAACGCGGAAGCTTTCATTCCGCGCGAATTTATGATTCCGCGCGAGCCGATTCGGACACAGGATCGCGTGAAGGGGTTCCTGCGTGAGGTGCGCTCAGAGCCGCGCGGGCCCCAGCTTTTCCTGACGCGTACGGCGCCGGAGTTCTTGATTGAGCTGTTTAAGGTGGAAGTGCCGGAAGTGGGGCAGGGGCTCATCGACATCGTGGCCGCGGCTCGGGACCCAGGACTACGGGCCAAGATCGCTGTGCGCAGCCACGATCCGCGCATCGACCCCGTCGGCGCTTGCGTCGGAATGCGAGGCTCTCGCGTGCAAGCGGTTTCGAACGAGCTGGCCGGTGAGCGCGTCGACATCATCCTGCACGACGAGAACCCGGCCCAGTTCGTGGTCAACGCGATGTCGCCGGCAGACGTGCTGTCGATCGTGGTGGATGAGGACAACCACAGCATGGACGTGGCTGTCGAGGAAGAGAAGCTCTCCCAAGCCATCGGTCGCGGCGGCCAAAATATCCGTTTGGCCAGCGAGCTGTCCGGTTGGGAACTCAACGTGATGACCGCCGAGGCCGCCGAACAGAAGTCCGAGGATGAGGCACGCGGCCATGCGGAGATGTTCGCCAAGTCCCTAGATGTGGACGATGAGGTTGCCACGATCCTGGTGCAGGAGGGTTTTTCCAGTATCGAAGAGGTGGCCTACGTACCGACCTCGGAGCTGCTCAGCATCGATGAGTTCGATGAGGCGGTGGTGGAAGAGCTGCGCAACCGTGCGCGTGATGTGCTGCTAACACAGGCCATCGCACGCGAAGAGGTGATCGAATCGCGGCAGCCCGAGCAGGACCTGCTCGACCTCGAGGGTATGACGCCCGAACTTGCTACTCGACTCGCTGCACGTGGCATTGTGAGCCGAGAGGACCTGGCCGAGCAGGCCACCGATGATCTTGAGGATGTGCCTGATCTGGAGGCCGAGCAGGCCGCCGAGTTGATCATGAAGGCCCGTGCTCACTGGTTCGAGTCCGAAGAGACGAACCAGGCTTAAAGCCTAAGCGCTGGAGTTGCAATGGCGGAAGTAACCGTTAGTCAGTTTGCCGAGACACTGAAAACGCCTGTTGATCGTTTGTTGTCGCAGCTGCATGAGGCAGGTGTGCGGGTGGATTCTGAGTCGGCGACGATCAACGACGAGGATAAACAGCTGCTGCTCAATCACCTGCAGCGCAAGCACGGTGATTCGAATCCCTTGTCGGCGCCGAAGAAAATCACGGTCAATCGCAAGGAGCGCCAGACCCTGCGCGTCGCTGGTAGCGGGCAGGGCGGGCGGGCGCGCACGGTGCAAGTCGAGACGAAGAAGCGCCGCACCTACGTGAACAAGGGCGTGCTCAAGGCCGCCGAAGATGAAAAGCTCGAGAAGGAGCGCCAGGCCGAGGAAGCGCGTCGCCAGGAGGAAGAGCAGGCAGAAGCTGAGGCCAGGCGACAGGCAGAGGCAGCCGAAGCACAACGCCAGGCTGAAGAGCAGGCGCGCCGTCAGGCTGAGGCCGCGGCCGAAGCGGAGGCGCGCAAGCAACAAGAAGAGGCCGCCCTGCGTCGGGAGCAGGAAGAGAAGCGTGAGCTCGAGAAGGAGCAGCGTCTGGAGCAGGAGCGTCGCGACCAAGAGGAGCGACGCCAGCGCGAGGAATCGCGACCACGACCGGCTGCAGCAGAAGCACCACGACCGGCGCCCACGCCGCGCGCCGCGGGCGCCGGTACAGGCCAGTCGGCGGGCGCTGGCCGTGGCCGTGGGAAGGACGCAGGTGGTCGTGGCGGCCAACGAGGCGGCAAGCGCGAAGAGCTGCACGTGGCGTCCGGCAAAGGCGGAAAGCGTAGGGGCCGAGATAAGGGGCGTCGTCGCGGCGCCGTCACGGTAACCACCTCCCACGGCTTTGAGAAGCCAACTGCACCGGTGGTACGCGAGGTAGAGATACCCGAGACCATCGCCGTCGGAGAGCTCGCCCAGCGCATGGCGGTGAAGGCACCGGAGGTTATTAAGCAGCTCATGGGCATGGGCGTCATGGCCACCATCAACCAGTCCTTGGATCAGGATACGGCCACCCTGGTGGTGGAGGAGATGGGGCACACGGCGAAGCCGCTCAAGGAAGAGGCGCTCGAGGAGACGATCCTCGAGCAAGTGCAAGCCCAGGGCGGCGAGACCGAGAGCCGCCCGCCCGTGATCACCATCATGGGCCACGTCGACCACGGCAAGACCTCCCTGCTCGACTACATTCGACGCACGCGAGTAACGGCCGGTGAGGCCGGCGGGATCACCCAACACATCGGCGCCTATCACGTGGAGACGCCGCGTGGTGTCATCACGTTCCTCGATACGCCAGGCCATGCAGCGTTCACCGCAATGCGCGCCCGCGGGGCTCAGGTCACGGACATCGTTGTCCTGGTGGTTGCCGCCGACGACGGTGTGATGCCGCAGACTGCGGAGGCGATCCAACACGCGCGCGCCGCGGGTGTCCCGCTCTTGGTCGCCGTCAACAAGACCGATAAGCCAGACGCCGACCCGGACCGCGTGCGCCAGGAGCTGACCAAGCACGAAGTGATCCCCGAAGAGTGGGGCGGTGAGACGATCTTCGTGAACGTCTCGGCGAAGACGGGCGCAGGTATCGACGACCTGCTCGAGTCCCTGACCCTCCAGGCGGAGGTCATGGAGCTGAGCGCGGTGGCCGAAGGATCGGCTAGCGGCGTCGTGCTGGAGTCCAGCCTGGAGAAAGGACGCGGCGCGGTCGCGACGCTGCTCGTCTCTCGTGGCACCCTTCGCGCCGGCGATGCCTTGCTGGCAGGCGAGGAGTATGGACGCGTGCGAGCCATGTTCGACGAACGCGGAGAGCCGCTGAAGCAAGCAGGCCCCTCGTACCCCGTGGTCGTGCTGGGCCTTTCTGGCACACCCAACGCAGGCGATGACTTCGTCACCCTCGAGGACGATCGCAAGGCCCGCGAACTTGCCGAGCTACGTCGCGCCAAGGCGCGCGATGCGAAGCTCGCTCGTCAGCAGGCGAGTGCGCGCGAAGCGCTTATCGCCAGCATCGGTGCCGACGGCGACGAAGCCCAGACCTTGAACATTCTCGTGAAGGCCGACGTACAGGGCAGCAGCGAAGCTCTGCACGATGCCCTGACCAAGCTGTCCACGGAGAAGGTGCACGTGAAGGTCGTCTCCCACGGCGTCGGCGGGATCAACGAGGGCGACGTGAACCTTGCGGTGACTTCGCAGGCAATCATGATCGGGTTCAACGTGCGTGCGGATAGCGCGGCACGGGCCGCGGTGAAGGAGCACGGTATCGAGCTCCAGTACCACAGCGTGATCTACGAGGCGATCGACGAGATCAAGCGCGCCATGAGCGGCGTGCTGGAGCCGGACATCGTGGAGGAGCAGATTGGCTTGGCCGAAGTGCGCCAAGTCTTCCGCTCGCCGAAGTTCGGCGACATCGCCGGCTGTATGATCATCGAGGGCGTGGTGAAGCGAAACCTCCCCATCCGCGTACTGCGCGACAATGTCGTGATCTACGAGGGCGAGCTAGAGTCCTTGCGCCGCTTCAAGGACGACGTGCCGGAGGTGCGTGCGGGTACCGAATGCGGTATTGGCGTGCGCAACTACAACAACGTCCGCGAAGGCGATCAGATCGAGTGCTACGAACGGCGTGAGGTGGCAGCCACCATATGAGCGGCGCGAGTCTGCCTTCCGTGCCGACTTGGCGGACTGCACCGGCGGCCCTCGACGCGGGTCGCTGCCGGTAGCGGTAGCGTGTGATGGCGAGGGATTTTCAACGCAGCCAGCGGGTCTCTCAGCAGGTGCTTCGCGAACTCGCGCAGCTGCTACGAGAGGACGTACGCGATCCCCGCGTCGGTTTCGTCACGCTGACGGATGTGGAAGTTAGCCGCGATCTAAGCCATGCGCGCGTCTTCTTCAGCTTGCTCGACCCCTCGGCCGACCGAGAGACCACAACTCTCGCCTTGCGCAGCGCAAGCGGTTATCTGCGTAGCCGTCTCGGCGAGCGCATGACGGCGCGCACGGTGCCGCAGTTGGATTTCATCTACGACCCCACAAGCGAGCAGGCTGCCCGCATGGACGGTATTTTCCGCACCCTAAAGGGAGACGGTGACAAGGCGCCGCCTGAGGACGGCTAGCGGTGGGGCAGCGTCGGGGACAGAAAGGACGGGCCATCGACGGAGTGGTTCTGTTGGACAAGCCGGTAGGCGACACCTCAAACCGCGCCCTGCAGAAGGTCAAGCGTCTCTATCAGGCGCGTAAGGCTGGACACACAGGGAGCCTCGATCCCCTGGCGAGCGGTATGTTGCCGATCTGCCTGGGGCAAGCTACGAAGGTGTCCGCCTTCCTGCTCGATGCGGACAAGCGTTATCGGGTGCGCGCCCAACTCGGGGTACGCACGGATACGGCGGACGCCGACGGCGAAGTGATCGAGGAGCAGCCGGTGCCGGCCCTCGACGAGGCTGGGGTCCGCACGGTGCTGGAGGGATTCCTGGGCGCGTCCCAACAGCTACCGCCGATGTACTCCGCGCTGAAGCACGAGGGGCGTCGGCTGTATGAGTTGGCACGCCAAGGGGTTGAGGTCGAGCGCACACCTCGCGACATCCACCTGCACGAGTTATGCCTGTTGAGCTTGGACGACCGGACAATGGAGCTGGAAGTCCACTGCTCGAAGGGCACCTACGTGAGGACTCTGGTGGAGGACGTTGCGGCGGCGCTCGGCACCTACGCCCACGTGACGGCGCTAAGGCGCCTGCAGGTGGGTCCGTACCTCAGTGACGGTCCGCTGCTCACGCTCGAGGCACTAGAAGCGTTGATGGCCGAGGGAGGTTTGGACGCGCTAGACGAGCGGCTGCTGCCCGTCGATAGCGCCATCTCTCACTGGCCGTCGGTACGCTTGGGCGCAGACTCGGCCTTCTACCTACGCAATGGGCAACCGGTGCAGGTACCGAGGGCACCTACCCGCGGCCTGGTGCGACTCTACGGCGAGGACGCACGTTTCCTAGGTATGGGACGGATTACGGAAGACGGGCGCGTAGCGCCCAAGCGGTTGTTTTGAGAGGGGCGTCGAGGGCGTCTTCAGCCGACAGGACCTCGATGGTCGGACACCCGGAAACAAGCGTGAAGCTTGGTGCCCGCGGACGTCCTTAACCGCACTGTCACATGATAGACTCTGCGCCCGAAATAAAGGGTTAATCAGGAAAGAGCAAAGAGCGATGTCACTCAGTCCAGATCAGAAAGCGCAAATCATCAGCGAGTACGGCCGCGGGGCCGGCGACACCGGGTCTGCCGAGGTGCAGGTTGCCCTCCTGTCGGCGCGTATCGAAGGCCTTACCGGGCATTTCGGCGAGCACAAGAAAGATCACCACAGCCGACGTGGCCTGCTGCGAATGGTCAACCAGCGCCGCAAGCTGCTCGATTACCTCAAGCGCACAGATCCCTCTCGTTACCAGAGCCTCATTCAGCGGCTCGGTTTGCGTCGCTAGCATCATCGCGTCTTCCGTCGCCGGCCTCGGGCGGGCGGCCCGGGCCCGGGCCGCGGCCGACTTCTCCTATTCGCCCCGGCGACACAACCCAGAGCACAGGTAACAGAGCGTGTTGCAAGCAGTAACCAAATCCTTTCAGTACGGTGACCACACGGTCACCCTAGAGACGGGCGTCGTCGCTCGTCAGGCTCACGGCGCAGTTCTGGTGAGCATGTCCGACACCGTGGTGCTGGTCACCGCCGTCGGCTCCACCCGCGGCGAGACCCGCGACTTCTTCCCGCTGACGGTCAACTACGTGGAGAAAACGTATGCGGCGGGGCGTATCCCCGGCGGTTTCTTCAAGCGCGAAGGACGTCCGACCGAGAAGGAAACGCTGACCAGCCGCCTCATCGACCGCCCGATCCGTCCCTTATTCCCTAAGGGATTCTTCAACGAGGTCCAGGTAATCGCGACGGTCGTCTCGATGAATCCCGAGGTGGACCCAGACATTCCGGCCCTGATTGGCGCTTCCGCAGCGCTATCGCTGTCTGGCCTGCCGTTCCAAGGACCTATCGGCGCCGCTCGTGTGGGCTACCGTAACGGCGAATACATGCTCAACCCGACGGCGCCGAAGCTGGCCGAGTCAGACCTCGACTTGGTGGTTGCCGGCACCTCCAACGCCGTACTGATGGTCGAATCGGAGGCCAACTGCTTATCCGAGTCGGTCATGCTTGGCGCGGTGACCTTTGGTCATGAGCAGATGCAGGTAGCGATCAACGCGATTAGCGAGCTGTCATCTGAAGCCGCCAAGCCGGCGATGGAGTGGATTCCACCGGCCACCGACGAGTCCCTCGATCAGCGCATCGGCGACGAGGCCAGCGGCGACATCGTGGCGGCCTACCAGATCGCCGAGAAGGCCCAGCGCAAGGATCGCTTGGGTGAGATCAAGGCGGCATTGGTCGACAAGCTGACTGGCGAGGAAGGCAACGACTGGAGCGCCAACACGATCGGTGATCGCTTCGCTAGCCTCGAGAAGCGCACGGTTCGCGATCGTATCCTCGATGGGCAGCCGCGCATCGACGGCCGCGACACGGCGACGGTGCGCCCGATCGACGTGCGGGTCGGCGTGCTCCCGCGCACCCACGGCTCCGCGCTGTTCACGCGCGGTGAGACGCAGGCGCTGGTTACCACCACGCTCGGCACCGGCCGCGATGCGCAGATCATCGATGCGCTTGAAGGCGAGCGCAAGGAGCCCTTTATGCTCCACTACAACTTCCCACCGTTCTGTGTCGGCGAGACCGGGTTCATGTCCGGTCCGAAGCGTCGCGAGATCGGCCACGGGAAGCTCGCTCGCCGCGGCATCCAGGCAGTGCTGCCGGAGATGGAGGGTTTTCCTTACGTCATCCGCGTGGTGTCGGAGATCACCGAGTCGAACGGTTCAAGCTCTATGGCCAGCGTCTGCGGATCGTCCCTCGCGCTGATGGACGCCGGGGTGCCGATCAAGGCGCCGGTGGCCGGTATTGCGATGGGCCTCATCAAGGAAGGCGATCGCTATCAGGTCCTCACCGATATCCTCGGTGACGAGGACCACCTTGGCGACATGGACTTCAAGGTGGCGGGCACGGAGGGCGGTGTGACCGCCCTGCAGATGGACATCAAGATCGATGGCATCACCGCCGAGATCATGGAAACTGCCCTCGCCCAGGCGCGCGATGCCCGTCTGCATATCCTGGGCGAGATGAACAAGGTTATCCCCACCGCGCGTGAGGAGATGTCCGAGTGGGCGCCCACCATCCTTACCTTCAAGATCGATCCGGAGAAGATCCGCGATGTGATCGGCAAAGGAGGCGCTGTCATCCGCGCTATC encodes the following:
- a CDS encoding 4'-phosphopantetheinyl transferase superfamily protein, encoding MSPDTRSAALPRPRAGEVHLWFALADGAPSEPKLAAQYASWLSADERERWARFRFERDRDRYLLARGLVRATLSRYVPGRAEAAWRFRNNAHGRPFIAHGQQPPGDALYFSLSHTQGLVALAIARCEEIGVDVEPLDRDGPHLEMAERFFAPAEATALRALAGPAAHRKRFVELWTLKESYIKARGMGMALPLDGFAFDLNRPEEMGFRTWASARDRAEGWRFGLFEYAASHRVALALREHRAADTALRIRAGVFPGAGAAPGRLPLALTRRSTAVLHIEALI
- the rimP gene encoding ribosome maturation factor RimP, with protein sequence MIQLLEPAVESIGFELLDVEYTQVGSRNTLRLFIDKPEGITVDDCGDVSRHVSATLDVEDPITDAYDLEVSSPGERRPLRTASHFQRAIGERIRVELGVGLEGRRRFTGIVESADEQTIALDVDHEDFRLPLADVVRAHVAPRTK
- the nusA gene encoding transcription termination factor NusA; its protein translation is MNKEILLVVDAVSNEKGVDREIIFEAIEAALASATRKLHGEDIDVRVAIDRKSGDYDTFRRWKVFADESDELEFPERELRLDDARDYDADIEPGGYVEEPIESVEFGRIAAQTAKQVIVQRVREAERAQVVEEYQDRVGELISGTVKRVDRTGVYVDLGGNAEAFIPREFMIPREPIRTQDRVKGFLREVRSEPRGPQLFLTRTAPEFLIELFKVEVPEVGQGLIDIVAAARDPGLRAKIAVRSHDPRIDPVGACVGMRGSRVQAVSNELAGERVDIILHDENPAQFVVNAMSPADVLSIVVDEDNHSMDVAVEEEKLSQAIGRGGQNIRLASELSGWELNVMTAEAAEQKSEDEARGHAEMFAKSLDVDDEVATILVQEGFSSIEEVAYVPTSELLSIDEFDEAVVEELRNRARDVLLTQAIAREEVIESRQPEQDLLDLEGMTPELATRLAARGIVSREDLAEQATDDLEDVPDLEAEQAAELIMKARAHWFESEETNQA
- the infB gene encoding translation initiation factor IF-2, which translates into the protein MAEVTVSQFAETLKTPVDRLLSQLHEAGVRVDSESATINDEDKQLLLNHLQRKHGDSNPLSAPKKITVNRKERQTLRVAGSGQGGRARTVQVETKKRRTYVNKGVLKAAEDEKLEKERQAEEARRQEEEQAEAEARRQAEAAEAQRQAEEQARRQAEAAAEAEARKQQEEAALRREQEEKRELEKEQRLEQERRDQEERRQREESRPRPAAAEAPRPAPTPRAAGAGTGQSAGAGRGRGKDAGGRGGQRGGKREELHVASGKGGKRRGRDKGRRRGAVTVTTSHGFEKPTAPVVREVEIPETIAVGELAQRMAVKAPEVIKQLMGMGVMATINQSLDQDTATLVVEEMGHTAKPLKEEALEETILEQVQAQGGETESRPPVITIMGHVDHGKTSLLDYIRRTRVTAGEAGGITQHIGAYHVETPRGVITFLDTPGHAAFTAMRARGAQVTDIVVLVVAADDGVMPQTAEAIQHARAAGVPLLVAVNKTDKPDADPDRVRQELTKHEVIPEEWGGETIFVNVSAKTGAGIDDLLESLTLQAEVMELSAVAEGSASGVVLESSLEKGRGAVATLLVSRGTLRAGDALLAGEEYGRVRAMFDERGEPLKQAGPSYPVVVLGLSGTPNAGDDFVTLEDDRKARELAELRRAKARDAKLARQQASAREALIASIGADGDEAQTLNILVKADVQGSSEALHDALTKLSTEKVHVKVVSHGVGGINEGDVNLAVTSQAIMIGFNVRADSAARAAVKEHGIELQYHSVIYEAIDEIKRAMSGVLEPDIVEEQIGLAEVRQVFRSPKFGDIAGCMIIEGVVKRNLPIRVLRDNVVIYEGELESLRRFKDDVPEVRAGTECGIGVRNYNNVREGDQIECYERREVAATI
- the rbfA gene encoding 30S ribosome-binding factor RbfA, giving the protein MARDFQRSQRVSQQVLRELAQLLREDVRDPRVGFVTLTDVEVSRDLSHARVFFSLLDPSADRETTTLALRSASGYLRSRLGERMTARTVPQLDFIYDPTSEQAARMDGIFRTLKGDGDKAPPEDG
- the truB gene encoding tRNA pseudouridine(55) synthase TruB: MGQRRGQKGRAIDGVVLLDKPVGDTSNRALQKVKRLYQARKAGHTGSLDPLASGMLPICLGQATKVSAFLLDADKRYRVRAQLGVRTDTADADGEVIEEQPVPALDEAGVRTVLEGFLGASQQLPPMYSALKHEGRRLYELARQGVEVERTPRDIHLHELCLLSLDDRTMELEVHCSKGTYVRTLVEDVAAALGTYAHVTALRRLQVGPYLSDGPLLTLEALEALMAEGGLDALDERLLPVDSAISHWPSVRLGADSAFYLRNGQPVQVPRAPTRGLVRLYGEDARFLGMGRITEDGRVAPKRLF
- the rpsO gene encoding 30S ribosomal protein S15, which produces MSLSPDQKAQIISEYGRGAGDTGSAEVQVALLSARIEGLTGHFGEHKKDHHSRRGLLRMVNQRRKLLDYLKRTDPSRYQSLIQRLGLRR
- the pnp gene encoding polyribonucleotide nucleotidyltransferase gives rise to the protein MQAVTKSFQYGDHTVTLETGVVARQAHGAVLVSMSDTVVLVTAVGSTRGETRDFFPLTVNYVEKTYAAGRIPGGFFKREGRPTEKETLTSRLIDRPIRPLFPKGFFNEVQVIATVVSMNPEVDPDIPALIGASAALSLSGLPFQGPIGAARVGYRNGEYMLNPTAPKLAESDLDLVVAGTSNAVLMVESEANCLSESVMLGAVTFGHEQMQVAINAISELSSEAAKPAMEWIPPATDESLDQRIGDEASGDIVAAYQIAEKAQRKDRLGEIKAALVDKLTGEEGNDWSANTIGDRFASLEKRTVRDRILDGQPRIDGRDTATVRPIDVRVGVLPRTHGSALFTRGETQALVTTTLGTGRDAQIIDALEGERKEPFMLHYNFPPFCVGETGFMSGPKRREIGHGKLARRGIQAVLPEMEGFPYVIRVVSEITESNGSSSMASVCGSSLALMDAGVPIKAPVAGIAMGLIKEGDRYQVLTDILGDEDHLGDMDFKVAGTEGGVTALQMDIKIDGITAEIMETALAQARDARLHILGEMNKVIPTAREEMSEWAPTILTFKIDPEKIRDVIGKGGAVIRAITEETGTQIDIENDGSVKIASVDGASGKEAQRRIKQITAEVEVGKIYEGTVARLMDFGAFVTILPGKDGLVHISQISDERVERVSDKLKSGETVRVKVLEVDRQGRIRLSMRDLDGE